The DNA sequence CGCAGCGCGTCGTGCAACTCCTGGCGTACCAGGTCGTTTCCAGTGCTTCGTTGAAATGATTGTTGAAATGGCAGAGACACAATCTAAGAGCATTGTTCACGGCGATCGTTCTTACATCGCCCCGCTTGCGCTATTTGTATTCTTTTGGATCATCTTGCTCAACACCTTGGACTTAGTGCCGGTGGATTGGGTGTTGGGCGTAAATCATTTCATTGAGAGTTTTGGCGTGCACGTGCCACACCATAAAGTTGTTCCAACAACTGACCTCAATGCAACGATGGGCATGTCTATGTCCGTCTTGCTCTTAGTTTTCTTTTATAGCTTCAAAGTAAAAGGTTTTGGCGGCTTCTTGCATGAGCTGGTTTCTGCCCCATTTGGCGCGAAGTGGTACTTGGCCCCATTCAACCTCGCCTTGAACATCATCGAATATCTTGCTAAAGGTGTTTCATTGGGAATGCGACTTTTCGGCAACATGTATGCCGGCGAGCTGGTCTTCTTATTGATCGCATTGCTAGGTAGTGTGTGGACATTTAATTTAGATTTATCCCTGTTCGGATTGGTGGGTCATGTTATTGCTGGATCAGCTTGGGCCATCTTCCACATTTTGGTTATTTTGTTGCAAGCCTTTATTTTCATGATGTTGACCTTGGTCTACATCGGGCAAGCGCATAGCCATCACTAAGATTTTTATTTTTAACTTATCTCTTTAACTTCAGGAGTCAGCAACATGCAACAATTTCTCGCAAACATTCAAGGTTTCACAGCAATCGCTATCGGCATCATCATCGGCCTCGGCGCGATCGGTGCTTGTTTAGGTATTGCATTGATGGGCGGTAAGTACATCGAAGCTTGTGCACGTCAACCAGAATTGATGGAGCCACTCCAAACTAAGATGTTCCTTTTGGCTGGTTTGATCGACGCGGCGTTCTTGATCGGCGTTGGTGTTGCAATGTTGTTTGCTTTCGCAAACCCACTGCTCGCAGTTATTAAGTAATTGTTTTGGCGTGGATGACCAAGGTGTCATCCAACTGTTCTCAACAATACTGAAAGGAATATCGTGAATCTGAACGCGACCCTATTCGCGCAAATGATCGTTTTCTTCGTCTTATGGTGGGTTGTTGCACGCTTTGTGTGGCCACCGCTTGTTAAGGCGTTAGATGAGCGTTCAAGCAAAATTGCTGATGGTTTAGCTGCTGCCGAGCGCGGTAAAGAAGCACTCGCATTAGCCAGCAATGAAGCTGAGCAAGAATTAACTAAAGCACGCCAAGAAGGTGTTCAACGTGTTGCCGAAGCTGAAAAACGTGCACAAATGTCAGCCGATGAAATTCGCGCTAACGCACAAGCTGAAGCCGCTCGAATCATTTCTCAAGCTAAGCAAGATGCAGATCAACAAGTAACGCGCGCTCGTGAAGTGCTGCGTGCTGAAGTTGCTGTTCTCGCTGTTAGAGGCGCTGAGCAAATTTTGCGTCGTGAGATTGATGCAAAAGCCCACGGCCAATTGCTTGATCAACTAAAGGCAGAACTTTGATATGGCTGATTTAGCCACTATTGCACGTCCTTATGCGGAAGCGCTTTTTCAAAGCGCCAAGCCAGCTGAGCTTGCCGGTTGTTTGGAGCAGTTAAACGAATTGGCTCAGCTTGCTGCTTTGCCAGAAGTTGCTGCTTTGTCAAACAACCCAAAAGTATCTGCTGATGATTTAAGTAAGTTACTTTCTGGCATGGTTAAGACCAAGCTTGATGGCAAGGTTGCCAGCTTTTTAAATCTTGTAAATCAAAACCACCGCTTAGCAGCCGTTCCTGAAATTGCACAGCAATTTGAAGCAATGAAGAACAAGAGCGAAGGCGCAGCAGAAGTAAATATTACCAGCGCATTCCCTTTAGAGGGTTCTGCGTTAAATGATTTGTTGTCAAGTTTGAAGAAGCGCTTTGGGGGTAAGGAATTGCGCCCAACTATTCAAGTTGACCCAACATTGATTGGCGGAGTTCGCATTCAGGTTGGCGACGAAGTAATGGATAGTTCAGTTAAGGCCCAGTTAGCTCAAATGCAAGCAAGTCTTGGCGCATAAGTGATCCCTATTAAGAACATACGAAATAAGACCCAGGAGTAAGTAATGCAACTCAACCCTTCCGAGATCAGCGAGCTGATCAAAAGCCGAATTAGCGAATTGGGCGTTGACTCCCAAGTTCGTAACGAAGGCACTGTTATTTCAGTGACCGACGGTATTTGCCGCGTACATGGCTTGTCAGGCGTTATGCAGGGCGAAATGTTGGAGTTTCCAAACAACACTATCGGCCTCGCGTTAAACCTTGAGCGTGATTCTGTTGGTGCCGTAGTGTTGGGTGAATACACCCATATTAAAGAAGGCGACCCAGTGAAATGTACTGGCCGCATTTTGGAAGTTCCAGTTGGCCCAGAGTTACTCGGTCGCGTTGTAAACGCGCTCGGTCAGCCGATCGATGGCAAAGGCCCAATTAACACCAAGTTAACTGACTTTATTGAAAAAGTTGCTCCTGGCGTTATTGCACGTCAATCTGTTAGCCAGCCAGTACAAACTGGTTTGAAGGCGATTGATGCGATGGTTCCTATTGGTCGCGGTCAACGTGAGTTGATCATTGGCGACCGCCAAACTGGTAAGACAGCTGTTGCGGTTGACGCGATCATTAACCAAAAAGGTAAAGGCGTTTATTGCGTTTATGTGGCGATCGGTCAAAAAGCTTCTACTATTGCTAACGTTGTTCGCAAGCTCACTGAATTGGGTGCGATGGAGTACACCGTGGTTGTTGCGGCGAGTGCTTCTGAGTCTGCAGCGATGCAGTACCTCTCTGCCTACGCAGGTTGCACCATGGGCGAATACTTCCGTGATCGCGGTGAAGATGCATTAATTGTTTACGATGACTTGACCAAGCAAGCAGTTGCTTATCGTCAAATCTCCTTGTTGCTCCGCCGCCCACCAGGCCGCGAAGCTTATCCTGGCGACGTTTTCTACCTCCACTCACGCTTGCTCGAGCGCGCTGCTCGTGTAAATGCTGAATACGTTGAGAAGTTCACTAACGGTGCAGTAAAAGGCAAAACTGGTTCTTTGACCGCATTGCCAATTATTGAAACTCAAGCCGGTGACGTTTCTGCATTCGTTCCAACCAACGTAATTTCGATTACTGACGGTCAGATCTTCTTGGAAACTGACTTGTTTAACGCTGGCGTACGTCCTGCGATTAACGCCGGTATTTCTGTATCCCGCGTTGGTGGTGCTGCACAAACTAAAGTTATTAAGAAATTGTCTGGCGGTATTCGTACCGACTTAGCGCAATATCGTGAATTGGCAGCGTTTGCGCAGTTCGCATCTGATCTTGACGAAGCAACCCGCAAGCAGCTCGAGCGTGGTCGTCGCGTTACTGAATTGTGTAAGCAAGCTCAATATAAGCCACTCCAAGTTTGGGAAATGGCTGCTTCACTCTACGCTGTGAATAACGGCTACTTCGATGACCTCGAAGTGAAGAACGTATTGGCCTTCGAAAAAGGTTTGCAAGATCATTTGAAATCTAAATACGCTGACTTAGTTGCACGTATTGAAGAAACCAAAGACTTGAGCAAAGATGACGAAGCTGCTTTGCGCGCTGCTATTGAGGATTACAAGCGTTCTGCCTCTTTCTAAGAGGGCTCGCATAAATCATGGCAAGCACAAAAGAGATACGATCTAAGATCAAGAGCGTGCAAAACACGCGCAAGATCACGAAGGCAATGGAAATGGTCGCCGCATCCAAGATGCGTCGCGCCCAAGAGCGTATGCGTAATGCGCGTCCATACGCTGAAAAAATTCGTGAGATTGTTGCTAACCTTTCAAAAGCAAATCCTGAGTTCCGCCCTGCTTACATGGCAACTCGTGAAGTGAAGAAAGTTGGCACGATTTTGGTTACTACAGACAAAGGCCTGTGCGGCGGTTTAAATACCAACGTCTTGCGTTTGATTGCTAACCAAGTGCGCGATTTGCAAGAAAACAATATTGACATTGCGTACACCGCAATTGGTTCAAAAGGTTTGCAATTTTTGAATCGCTCAAAAGCAAAACTTATTTCTCAAACAATTCAGATTGGCGATACGCCGCATTTGGATGTTTTGATTGGCGCAATTACTGCCCAGTTGGAAGCGTTTGAGCGTGGCGAGATTGATGCCGTTTATTTGGCGTACACCCGCTTTGTAAATGCAATGAAACAAGAGCCTGTTTTAGAAAAACTCTTGCCTTTGGAGGCAGAAGCCTTGACTCCGGAAGAGCAAACAGGCAATTCTTGGGATTACATCTACGAACCTGATGCAGAGTCCATTTTGAATGGCCTGCTTAAGCGTTACTTTGAGGCAATGATTTATCAGGCTGTTGCTGAAAACATGGCTTCTGAGCAGTCTGCACGCATGGTCTCAATGAAGGCCGCTTCAGATAATGCGAAGAACGTAATTGGCGAATTGCAATTGGATTACAACAAGACACGACAAGCTGCTATTACTAAAGAGCTGTCAGAGATTGTTGGCGGAGCGGCTGCGGTTTAAGCGGTCAGCGTTTAGGAATACGAAAGAATTCAGGAATTAAAAGCGGAGAAATGCGATGAGTAACGGAAATATCGTGCAGTGTATCGGTCCAGTGGTGGACATTCAGTTCCCACGCGACAAAATGCCAAACATTTATGATGCATTGACATTAGTTGAAAGCAGCGAAAAATCATTTGCTGAAAAAGGCTTGACCTTTGAAGTTCAGCAACAAATCGGTGACGGCGTAGTTCGCGCGATTGCCATGGGCGCAAGCGATGGTTTGCGCCGCGGTATGGAAGTGAAATCTACAGGCAAGCCAATTTCTGTGCCAGTTGGTCCAGCAACTTTGGGCCGTATCATGGACGTTTTGGGTCGCCCAATTGACGACGCAGGTCCGATCGCTACTGAAGAGCGTCGCGCTATTCACCAGCCAGCGCCTAAGTTTGATGAGCTCTCACCTTCTGTTGACTTGCTCGAAACCGGTATTAAGGTTATTGACTTAGTTTGCCCATTCGCTAAAGGCGGTAAGGTGGGCTTGTTCGGTGGTGCGGGTGTTGGTAAGACCGTGAACATGATGGAATTGATTAACAACATCGCTAAGCAGCACTCTGGTTTGTCAGTGTTTGCTGGTGTTGGTGAGCGTACTCGTGAAGGTAATGACTTCTACCACGAGATGAAAGAATCTAACGTTATCGACAAAGTGGCAATGGTGTTTGGTCAGATGAACGAACCTCCAGGCAACCGCTTGCGCGTTGCGTTGACTGGTTTGACAATGGCTGAAGCATTCCGTGACGAAGGCCGTGACATTTTGTTCTTCGTTGACAACATCTACCGTTACACATTGGCCGGTACTGAAGTTTCTGCGTTGCTCGGTCGTATGCCTTCTGCTGTGGGTTACCAACCTACATTGGCTGAAGAGATGGGTAAATTGCAAGAGCGTATTACTTCTACTAAGACTGGTTCTGTTACATCTATTCAGGCCGTTTACGTTCCTGCGGATGACTTGACCGACCCGTCACCAGCTACAACCTTCTTGCACTTAGACTCCACAGTTGTGTTGTCACGTGACATCGCTGCATTGGGTATTTACCCAGCGGTTGATCCATTGGATTCAACCAGCCGTCAGCTCGACCCACAAGTGGTTGGTCAAGAGCACTATGAAGTTGCTCGTGACGTACAGATGACATTGCAGCGCTACAAAGAATTGCGCGACATTATTGCGATTTTGGGTATGGATGAATTGTCCCCAGAAGACAAATTGGCTGTATCACGTGCTCGTAAGATTCAACGTTTCTTGTCACAACCTTTCCACGTTGCTGAAGTGTTTACTGGTTCACCAGGCAAATACGTTCCATTGAAAGAAACTATCCGTGGCTTCAAAATGATCTGCAGCGGCGAATTGGATCACTTGCCAGAGCAAGCGTTCTACATGGTGGGCTCAATTGATGAAGCCATCGAGAAAGCCAAGAAGCTTTAATCTAGGGAAATTATGTCAACCATACGCGTCGATGTAGTAAGTGCTGAGCAGTCTATTTTCAGCGGGGAGGCTAAGTTTGTTGCACTTCCTGGCGAAAGTGGTGAGCTCGGCATTTTGCGCGGCCACACTCCTTTGATTACACGTATTCGTCCAGGCTCAGTTCGTATTGAAAAAGCTGATGGTGACGAAGAGTTTGTATTCGTAGCAGGTGGCTATTTAGAAGTTCAGCCAGATCACGTTACTGTATTAGCGGATACCGCTATTCGTGGGCATGATCTTGATGAAGCTAAAGCTATTGAAGCCAAGAAACGTGCCGAAGAAGCGATGCAAAATCGTGGCACTGACTTTGATTTGGCCTTGGCCCAGTCTGAGTTTGCAATGGCAGCTGCGCAGTTGGCTGCAATTGCTCGTTTCCGTCGTAAAAAGTAACAGCCGGTCATCTCCTTGCTGTTAAACGATCGGTTTTTAAAGGCCTGCCTGGGCGAAGCGGTTGATCAAACACCGCTTTGGCTCATGCGCCAAGCCGGCCGCTATCTCCCTGAATACAACGCTACACGCGCTAGAGCCGGAAGTTTTCTAGGGCTCGCAAAAAATCCTGCTTATGCTACTGAAGTAACACTTCAGCCTTTGGATCGCTATCCATTGGATGCGGCTATTTTGTTCTCCGATATTTTGACCATTCCCGATGCAATGGGATTGGGTCTGAAATTTACGGCTGGCGAAGGCCCAAGCTTTGAGCACCCCCTTCGCACAGAAGAGGCGGTTAAGAAATTACGTGTAGCTGATATGGATCAGCTCAAATATGTTTTTGATGCCGTCTCTGAAATTCGCAAAGCATTGATGCAGGATGGTAAGCAACGCGTCCCATTGATTGGCTTCTCCGGAAGCCCATGGACATTGGCTTGCTACATGATTGATGGCTCCAGCGCAGATGATTTCCGTCATGCCAAAACCATGATGTTTAGCCGCCCTGATTTGATGCAACACATATTGGATATCAACGCACAATCTGTTGCCGACTATTTAACTGAGCAAGTAAAAGCTGGTGCACAAGCATTGATGATTTTTGATACCTGGGGCGGGATGCTTCCAGATGGTTGGTATCAAAAGATGTCTTTGGCGTCTATGCAAAAAGTGATTGCTTTGTTGCCTCGTGAGCATGAGGGTAGAAAAATTCCGGTGATCATGTTTACTAAAGGTGGCGCAATTTGGCTCAATGATATGGCGCAAGTTGGTGCCGACGTGATTGCAATTGATTGGACTATGTCACTTAGTCGCGCAAGAAAACAATTGCTCGCTCTGAATAAGCCGTTGGCATTGCAAGGCAATCTAGATCCGCTAATCCTGTTTGCAGAGCCAAAACAAATCGCGGAACAAGCAAACCTTCTTCTTGAAGATTTGGCGGGCGCACCAGCCCTTAAATCTGGTTTACATCCTTTAGATGGCCATGTGTTTAATTTGGGCCACGGCATTTCTCAGTTCACCCCTCCTGAGAGCGTCACCGCACTGGCAGAAGCCGTCATTAATCGCTCTAGGGCACTTAGGGCAAAGTCGTAATACTAAGTGATCGCTAACTTGCTGCCAAAATTTTTAGTGAAAGTTATGCACAGTTAGCAACAAAATTCGAAATTCAGTGAGATTGCGATTAAAGATGAAAATTCACTTTCGAATACCTATATAAGTTATTGATAAATATAAGAAATTACCAAAAAGCTTTAAAAGGGTGCAAAAACGGAAAGCTGATAAATTAGCTTATAAATCAGAATCCTTGGATGATATCCACAGACTTATCCACAAGCAAAATAGAGATTTGAAGTAAATCATGCCCTCTCCAATCGTAGTGCAAGTTGTTGTTGATAAGCCCCTTGCCCAGGGCTTTGACTACTTATGGGATGAAGCATCATTAGGGGGGCAGCCAGAGGTTGGGGCAGTAGTAGAGGTTCCATTTGGGCGCAGCAAGCTGGTTGGGATTGTAATAAAAGTAAGTGCTTACTCTGACTATGATATCGATAAATTAAAAGGGGTAACCAGGGTCGCCCCGCTGCCCCCATTAGATCCTGCTGTTTTGCGCTTGATGAACTTTGCAAGCCAGTACTACATTCATGCCCTTGGTGAGACCATCATTCCCACCATTCCGCAGATGTGGAAAAAGTCCGATGACTGGGAAAAAATTCCTAAAAAGTTAGTTGCTGCCGGAGAAAAGCAAAAGAAAAAAACCAAACAAGAAGTTGTTGAGAGATATGTAGACGAAGATAATTTAAACGAAGGACAAAAACTCGCATTAGAAAAATTGCGCGCTTGCCCTTCGAATGAATTCAAAGCAATTCTTTTGCAAGGACAAACAGGTAGCGGAAAAACTGCTGTATTTCTAAATTGGCTGAGTGGAATATTGAAGGATGCAAGCGCACAAGTGCTGCTCTTGGTTCCTGAAATAAATTTAACGCCACAGTTAGAGCGCAGAGTGCGCGCATATTTCCCAGATAAAAAAATGGTTGTACTTCACAGTGGCGTTAGTGAAAAGGTCAGAGGAATTGCATGGCATGAAGCAATGACTGGCAAAGCACAAATCATTTTGGGCACACGCTTGGCAGCATTAACACCCCTACCCAACTTACGCGCTATCGTTGTAGATGAGGAACATGACCCATCCTATAAACAGCAAGATGGCATTCGTTATTCTGCGCGCGACCTTGCAGTTTGGCGCGCTCATGACCTTAAGGTGCCAATCTTGTTAGCATCTGCAACGCCATCGCTTGAAACATGGATGGCTGCTAAAGCGGGACGCTATGAATATATTCGCTTAGATCAACGCGCACAAGGCGCAAGCCTTCCCAAAGTACATTTGGTGAACACGCGAGATCCACAAACACAATTTAGCCCTGGTGATATTGAGAGGCCAAAATCCAAGAGCCTAATCACTAAAACGCTTGCGCATGCAGTAAGTCAGAATTTAGAAAAACGGCAGCAGAGTTTAATTCTTATCAATCGACGTGGTTATGCGCCGGTATTAAGCTGTAGCGCATGCTCATGGCTTTCTAAATGTGAGCAATGTAGCTCATACATGGTGCTTCATAAGGCTGGCGCTTTAGCTAGGAAATCCGTTTTAAGTTGCCATCACTGCGGACTGGCGAAGAATATCCCGAATCATTGCCCTGAGTGCGGCAATGCTGATCTCAAGACCCTAGGGCAAGGTACCCAAAAGATTGAAGACTCTATTGAAGAGATGTGGCCAAGTGCCAGAGTGTTGCGAGTGGATACGGATTCAAGTAGAAAGAGTAAAGGTGCTGAAGAGCTCTTTCAGGAAATACATCAGGGAAATGTTGATATTGTTGTTGGTACCCAAATGATCGCCAAGGGGCACGATTATCAAAATATTGGTTTGGTTGCCGTATTGGATGCCGATAGCAGATTGTTTTCACAAGACTTTAGGGCGGCAGAAAGATTGTTTGCCCAACTGGTTCAGGTGGCTGGTCGCGCGGGGAGATCGGGCAAAGACGGAGAAGCGGGTGGCGCAATTTATATCGAAACTCAATTTCCAGAGGCTGCAGTTTTTCAGTTCTTACTGCGCCACGACGTAGACGGTTTTTTATCCTACACGGCAAACGAAAGAAAAGAAGCTGGCTTGCCGCCATTTGCATATCAGGCATTAGTTCATGCTGAGGCCAAAAGTCTTGATAAGGCAATCCAGTTTTTGAGCGTTTTGAAGGGCTATTTAAAGTCTAGCGGCCTTATAGCCAATGGGCTCAGAGTCTACGACCCCGTTCCCAAGGCGATGATGCGAGTGGCAGGTTCAGAGCGTGCTCAGCTCCTGGTGGAGTCTGATGATCGTAAAAACCTACAAGAAATTTTAGAGGTGATGGATCGCTATTTGCGGGAGAATTCTCAGGGGCGCATTAGCAAGGAAGGTCGCATTCGTTGGCTCATTGAGCGCGACCCTATTTCTATCTAATTTTTAGGCTCCAGGCCCTGCGTTATATTTTTCTAAAGTTAAGAGCTGGTTTAAATCAGAGGCAAGAGTGTCATCGGATGTGGGTTTGATTTTGAAAAGCCATACGCTGTAAGGCTTTTCATTGACAAGCTCAGGTGATGCATCCACTTCTTCATTGAGCGCAACAATTTCACCGCTCACGGGGGCATGAATATCGCTTGCTGCTTTTACTGATTCAATCACTGCAATAGCTTCACCCTGCTTTACTTGTTGGCCAAGCTTTGGCGCCTGAAAGAACATTACATCACCAAGAGCTTCTTGGGCGTGGTTGCTAATGCCAACCCAAATTAGCCCATCATCTTCCTGGTCGGCCCATTCGTGAGTTTCTGCAAATTTAAAAGTATCTTGGCTGTTCATTGTTTTATCCTTTAGGCACATTTTATGCCCACTCTCATAAAATGATTGATCATCAAATATATGAATTTATCTGCTGGATATATATGCCAATCAAATTAGGAATTGTTCCCGTTACCCCTTATGAGCAAAATTGCTCCATCTTGGTTTGCCAAGAGACAGGCGATGCTGCGGTGGTAGATCCCGGTGGAGATATTGACAAGATCCTTGAAGGCGTTAAGCAGATGGGCGGAAACGTAAAAAAGATCTTACTAACTCATGGGCATCTTGATCATTGCGCAGCCGCTAAAGACTTGGCTGATCAGCTGGGCGTGCCTATTGAGGGGCCGCAGGAAGATGAGCGATTTTGGATTGATCAATTACCAGAGCAAACAGTGCGCTTTGGTTTTGGACACGCCAAAGTTTTTGAGCCTGATCGTTGGTTAAATAATGGCGATCATGTAAAAGTTGGCAATGTTGATCTTGAAGTATTTCATTGTCCCGGTCATACCCCAGGACACGTTGTATTTTTTGACAAGGAAGATCGTTTGGCAATAGTTGGAGATGTTTTATTTGCAGGCTCTATTGGCAGGACAGATTTTCCGCGTGGCAACCATGCGGATTTAATTCATGCGATTAAAACTAAATTGTGGCCCTTGGGAGATGATGTTCAGTTTGTGCCGGGCCATGGACCAATGTCGACATTTGGTCAGGAGCGAAAAACGAATCCCTATGTTGGGGATCGCGCTTAAAACTTTTTACTACTAGTGATATTAGGTTTTTGCTGAACCAGTACGATGTGTACGGTTGTATAAACAGCTAGCGCAGATCCAGCGTTGCTTACGATTGCTTGTCGGAATCCATGTGCCACCCTCAAGTCGTTTTTCACGGCTGCAAGAAGAGCAAAATTTAAGGCTCTGAGAGGTTTCTTGGGTAGCTGCTGGAGTCGAGGTAGTCATTGGCAATCCGGGTAAGGCAAATCTATACAGAAAATCTATTTTACCCGTTTTGTCCCGCTGGAGCTGGGCTTAGGACAACTCTGACTGAATCGGCCGTTTTATTGCCGTCAAAGTCTAGCCAAGCCTTGTTTTCAAAGTCATAAAGCTTGCACTTGCGCGCAGTATCGAAATACCAGCCCCAAGAGAACTTTTGTACAAAAATGCGCTCTGGAAGGATGGTTTCAAGAGTCTGCTGGGCTTCTGGCAGGCGATAAAGCGGTACGCTCATGTCCACATGGTGCGCTGTGTGCTCCATGATGTGGTGCATCAATTTGCCCCAAATCCAGTTAAAAGTCAGATGAACGGTGGTGGAGACGAATGGCTGAGCACGTAACCACTCAGATTTTTTGTCGTACCAAGAGACTTTTGGATGAGTGTGGTGTACGTAGACCACAAAACCGATCATGCCGTTCCAGAATAAGAATGGAACTGCGAAACCAGTGATTAAACCAATCCAAATAGATTGACCAGTTGCGATGGCGCCAGCAATTAAACAAGCAATCCAAACAATCGCAAATGCGGTAACGAGCAAATTATCTTTTAGGAAAATTGGGCGATCACC is a window from the Polynucleobacter sp. MWH-Aus1W21 genome containing:
- a CDS encoding MBL fold metallo-hydrolase is translated as MPIKLGIVPVTPYEQNCSILVCQETGDAAVVDPGGDIDKILEGVKQMGGNVKKILLTHGHLDHCAAAKDLADQLGVPIEGPQEDERFWIDQLPEQTVRFGFGHAKVFEPDRWLNNGDHVKVGNVDLEVFHCPGHTPGHVVFFDKEDRLAIVGDVLFAGSIGRTDFPRGNHADLIHAIKTKLWPLGDDVQFVPGHGPMSTFGQERKTNPYVGDRA